A single genomic interval of Halalkalibaculum roseum harbors:
- a CDS encoding ParA family protein translates to MKTIAFTNQKGGVGKTTSTINVGAGLCLQGKKVLMVDLDPQANLTYSLRMNSQRIDNTIYDVLKGRISPDEAIISHNGFDILPSSIDLSGAEMEFVNEPARETLLKNNLEKLGTGYDYILIDCPPNLGLLTLNAFTAVKEIFIVLQSEYLALHGLSKLMDVIRVVKERLNPDIAISGIICTLFDSRKNLNREVVDHIKDYFGDKVFKTIIRDNVALAEAPSHHKTIFEYDSESYGAKDYLALSKEIRNGH, encoded by the coding sequence ATGAAAACAATTGCTTTTACTAACCAAAAGGGCGGAGTAGGTAAAACAACCTCCACAATAAATGTCGGGGCAGGATTATGTTTGCAAGGCAAAAAAGTTTTGATGGTGGATTTGGATCCACAGGCAAATCTGACCTATTCATTACGAATGAATTCACAACGCATCGATAATACTATCTATGATGTGCTTAAAGGAAGGATTTCACCTGATGAAGCTATTATCAGTCATAACGGATTTGATATATTGCCTTCATCAATCGACTTATCCGGAGCTGAAATGGAGTTTGTCAATGAACCGGCAAGAGAAACACTCCTTAAGAATAATTTGGAAAAGCTCGGTACCGGTTATGACTATATTCTGATTGATTGCCCTCCAAATTTAGGTCTGCTGACATTAAATGCCTTTACTGCCGTCAAAGAGATTTTCATTGTGTTACAATCAGAATACCTGGCGCTTCATGGCTTGTCTAAATTGATGGACGTAATTCGGGTAGTTAAGGAACGTTTGAACCCGGATATTGCCATAAGCGGTATCATCTGTACCTTATTTGATAGTCGCAAGAATTTGAATAGGGAAGTGGTGGACCACATTAAAGATTATTTTGGTGATAAGGTGTTCAAAACTATCATAAGGGATAACGTCGCTTTGGCAGAGGCACCCAGCCATCACAAAACAATCTTTGAATACGATTCAGAAAGCTACGGTGCCAAAGACTATTTGGCTCTTTCTAAAGAGATCCGCAACGGACACTAA
- a CDS encoding DoxX family protein, with amino-acid sequence MQTLYFKFSGSPESVQIFETVGMEPWGRFASGIVEFIAGLLLLVPGLSWLGALLGLSIITVALLLHITVLGFEVMGDGGALFYLATTVFISCCAILWIRRAELSTSVKKWLS; translated from the coding sequence TTGCAGACACTTTATTTCAAATTTTCAGGCTCACCAGAATCGGTACAAATATTTGAAACTGTCGGTATGGAACCTTGGGGACGATTTGCCTCAGGTATTGTTGAGTTTATCGCCGGTCTATTACTTTTGGTACCTGGTTTATCTTGGTTGGGAGCACTATTGGGTTTATCAATTATCACTGTAGCACTATTACTTCATATCACTGTACTAGGTTTTGAGGTAATGGGGGATGGAGGGGCTCTCTTTTATCTGGCTACGACGGTATTTATCTCATGTTGTGCAATTCTGTGGATCAGGCGGGCAGAGCTGAGTACTTCGGTTAAGAAATGGCTGAGTTAG
- a CDS encoding NYN domain-containing protein — translation MDNETTRKLAVLIDADNAQPSIIEGLLAEIAKYGTANVKRIYGDWTSPHLKSWKDALLQHSIQPIQQFGYTRGKNATDSAMIIDAMDLLYTEKFDGFCLISSDSDFTKLAARIRESGLVVYGFGERKTPEPFVAACDKFIYTEVLRQDEDEVTGSLERKNTNQLKQDTKLVNLLRNAVKAASDESGWAHLAPVGSYIAKQSPDFDPRNYGYSKLGELVEATHLFEMEHRPVGEGQSKAIYIKDKRK, via the coding sequence ATGGATAACGAAACAACGCGAAAATTAGCGGTTTTAATTGATGCTGATAACGCTCAGCCTTCGATTATTGAAGGACTTCTTGCTGAAATTGCTAAGTACGGAACTGCAAATGTCAAACGTATTTATGGCGACTGGACATCTCCACATTTAAAAAGCTGGAAAGATGCTTTACTTCAACACTCTATTCAGCCTATTCAACAATTCGGCTATACCAGGGGTAAAAATGCAACTGACAGTGCCATGATTATTGATGCCATGGACCTTCTTTATACTGAAAAGTTTGACGGTTTCTGTCTTATATCGAGTGACAGTGACTTTACCAAGCTTGCAGCCCGCATAAGGGAATCGGGATTGGTTGTGTATGGTTTTGGGGAGCGTAAGACCCCTGAACCATTTGTCGCTGCCTGTGATAAGTTTATTTATACCGAAGTGTTGCGACAAGATGAAGATGAGGTAACAGGTTCTTTAGAAAGAAAAAACACCAATCAGCTTAAACAAGATACAAAACTGGTTAACCTGCTTCGCAATGCCGTCAAGGCTGCTTCTGATGAGAGCGGATGGGCTCACCTGGCACCAGTGGGAAGCTATATTGCTAAACAGTCTCCGGATTTCGATCCACGTAATTATGGCTATTCCAAGCTGGGTGAATTAGTAGAAGCAACTCATTTATTTGAAATGGAACATCGTCCGGTTGGCGAGGGGCAATCCAAAGCTATTTATATAAAAGATAAGCGCAAGTAA
- a CDS encoding serine/threonine-protein kinase produces MKSSFLHYEIIDKLGEGGMGVVYLARDTKLNRKVALKFLPAYSTYDKSVQQRFRNEAMAAAALNHANTAQIYAIEESDDELFLVMEYVHGKELSEHIRNENLSMDDKLKIARQIAEGLQAAHDKGIIHRDIKSNNIMIDEKGNVKIMDFGLARIQGSVHITKTGVTLGTTVYMAPEMLLGKEIDRRSDIWSYGVVLYELFTGSLPFNAVYDEAASYAILNEQPAEVSELVPGIPNYIEDIIHRCLEKEPQHRFQSIDDILESFRNTEIQYRRRSSLKIWPDLLGSGSYTPARFAVVVVLILLLLYPVSKFYGWEWFTNRQLPEDIRLVVLPFRNIGADTTNQLLVDGLYETLTSSLVNVDQIPSFSVLPMADILEQNISNPREARNKLNATLVLDGSIQPFGDDNIRLTLNLWDAVELEQIQAGIIDAEVNEFALLHNKAVENIYNMLGQEFNSELEEPITKGGTTKQEAMNYYLSGMGYLHDYQDEEKINLAIQQFNKAISEDSSYALAYAKIGESYWKKYELTRDTTYVSEARKAMNKALQINDQLEGVKVALGILYRGTGKYEASVNQFEDVIRIDTTNDSAYRELARAYMAMGEMDKAEKTFKKAIKQKSAYWANYNYLGNFYLLTGRYDDAIAQFKQVIELSPDNYRGYLNLGNSFYRKNELVKAAKNYEKSMSIKQTGSAASNLGTIYYMNKNYEKAAENYKVALQFRPNRYSLWANLGNAHYWSTGKREEANKYFRKAIEIAENSLNVNPNDVTTLRSLGNYYAEIRDSVQAVSYLNKAVSKGGDDLTMTNQFMIGAAYERLGDRREAIAWIKSALENGYPLADVISQPELEELIEDPKFKKIIEDHS; encoded by the coding sequence ATGAAGTCTTCATTTCTACATTACGAGATCATTGACAAACTGGGTGAGGGAGGAATGGGGGTGGTTTATCTCGCTAGGGATACCAAGCTCAATCGCAAAGTGGCTCTAAAATTTTTGCCGGCTTACTCCACCTATGATAAGTCCGTGCAACAACGATTTCGCAACGAAGCTATGGCAGCCGCTGCTTTGAATCACGCAAACACCGCACAGATTTATGCCATTGAGGAATCCGATGATGAACTCTTTCTCGTTATGGAATATGTGCACGGCAAAGAACTTTCTGAGCACATCCGTAATGAAAATTTGTCCATGGATGATAAGCTTAAAATTGCCAGACAGATAGCAGAAGGGCTGCAAGCTGCTCATGACAAGGGTATTATTCACAGGGATATCAAGTCTAACAACATCATGATTGATGAAAAGGGAAACGTTAAAATCATGGATTTCGGACTGGCACGAATTCAGGGCTCAGTTCATATAACAAAAACCGGAGTTACTCTTGGCACAACAGTTTATATGGCACCGGAAATGCTCTTAGGAAAAGAAATTGACAGAAGATCTGACATTTGGTCCTATGGAGTTGTTTTATATGAGTTATTTACCGGCAGCTTACCTTTTAATGCTGTATATGATGAGGCTGCAAGCTATGCAATATTGAATGAGCAACCAGCTGAAGTATCCGAACTTGTTCCGGGAATACCCAATTATATAGAAGATATCATTCACCGGTGTCTTGAAAAAGAACCACAGCACAGGTTTCAATCAATTGACGATATATTGGAAAGCTTTCGGAATACCGAAATTCAATACAGGCGCCGCAGTTCATTGAAAATTTGGCCGGATTTGTTAGGGTCAGGAAGTTACACGCCTGCTCGATTTGCAGTAGTTGTAGTACTTATCCTGCTATTACTTTATCCGGTTTCAAAATTTTATGGATGGGAGTGGTTTACTAATCGCCAGTTGCCCGAGGATATACGACTGGTGGTTTTACCTTTTAGAAATATTGGTGCAGATACTACGAACCAGTTATTGGTTGACGGTTTATACGAAACGCTGACAAGTTCCTTAGTTAATGTTGATCAAATTCCATCTTTTTCTGTACTCCCAATGGCTGATATCTTAGAACAAAATATCAGTAATCCACGTGAAGCCAGAAATAAATTGAATGCAACACTAGTTTTAGATGGCAGTATTCAACCCTTTGGTGATGACAATATAAGACTTACTCTTAATCTTTGGGACGCTGTCGAACTGGAACAAATACAGGCAGGTATTATTGATGCAGAAGTAAATGAATTTGCATTGCTGCATAATAAAGCAGTAGAAAATATATATAACATGTTAGGTCAGGAATTCAATTCTGAATTGGAAGAACCAATTACTAAAGGAGGTACTACGAAGCAGGAAGCAATGAATTATTACCTCAGCGGAATGGGATATTTGCATGACTATCAGGATGAGGAAAAGATTAACCTTGCCATACAGCAATTTAACAAAGCGATTTCCGAGGACTCATCTTATGCACTTGCTTATGCTAAAATCGGAGAAAGTTACTGGAAAAAATATGAGTTAACCAGAGATACTACCTATGTTTCTGAGGCAAGAAAGGCGATGAATAAAGCATTGCAAATAAATGATCAGCTGGAAGGTGTGAAAGTAGCTTTGGGAATATTGTACAGGGGTACAGGGAAATATGAAGCTTCAGTAAACCAATTTGAGGACGTTATAAGAATCGATACGACCAATGATAGTGCCTATCGAGAACTTGCAAGAGCCTATATGGCTATGGGAGAAATGGATAAAGCTGAAAAAACATTCAAGAAAGCCATTAAGCAAAAATCTGCCTATTGGGCAAACTATAACTATTTAGGAAATTTTTATTTATTGACAGGCCGGTATGACGATGCCATTGCACAATTCAAACAGGTGATAGAACTGTCACCCGATAATTATCGTGGCTATTTGAATCTGGGTAATTCTTTTTACCGGAAAAATGAGTTAGTAAAAGCAGCTAAGAACTATGAAAAGTCAATGAGTATTAAACAGACCGGGAGTGCGGCATCCAATCTGGGAACTATTTATTACATGAATAAGAACTACGAAAAGGCAGCTGAAAACTACAAAGTAGCGCTTCAATTCAGACCTAATAGATACAGCTTATGGGCTAATTTGGGAAATGCTCATTACTGGAGTACAGGAAAACGCGAGGAAGCCAATAAATATTTCCGGAAAGCGATTGAAATAGCAGAAAATTCCTTGAATGTTAATCCGAATGATGTCACAACATTGAGATCTTTAGGCAACTACTATGCTGAAATAAGAGACTCAGTTCAAGCTGTCAGCTATCTCAATAAGGCTGTTTCAAAAGGGGGGGATGACCTGACTATGACAAATCAATTTATGATCGGTGCTGCTTACGAGAGGCTGGGAGATCGAAGAGAGGCAATTGCCTGGATCAAAAGTGCTCTGGAAAATGGGTATCCTTTAGCAGATGTTATTTCACAACCAGAGCTTGAGGAGCTGATTGAAGATCCTAAATTTAAAAAAATAATTGAAGATCACAGCTAA